From the Betaproteobacteria bacterium genome, one window contains:
- a CDS encoding methyltransferase: MKKMETAAAQMRDMITWYFVSRAIHLAAEHDIAGRLANCPKTAQALADEVSLHGSTLHRLLRALASRGIFREDEAGRFANTDLSECLRDDVPSSLRGLAMLFGDETSWKSWEELAYCVQSGKPSFEQVYGEQFWNYLSRNPEKAGMFDRAMAGSSGLINDAIASAYDFSATDVIVDVAGGVGSTLCAILSGFPTLKGVLFDLPHLRERAEQYIATRALSNRCEFRHGSFFDAIPKGGGIYFMKHIVHDWDDAHCVKFLGNVRTAMEPRARLFVCERIVPPGNEPFSAKWSDLHMLVHTHGGRERTEPEFRHLYEASGFQLSRIIPTKSEWSLIEGVPV, from the coding sequence ATGAAGAAAATGGAAACCGCCGCGGCCCAGATGCGCGACATGATTACGTGGTACTTCGTCTCACGCGCCATCCACCTTGCCGCGGAGCATGACATAGCCGGCCGGCTGGCCAATTGCCCCAAGACAGCGCAAGCCCTGGCTGATGAAGTCTCGCTGCACGGATCCACCCTGCACCGTCTGCTGCGCGCTCTCGCCAGCCGGGGGATTTTCCGGGAAGATGAAGCGGGTCGCTTCGCCAACACGGACTTGTCCGAATGTCTGCGTGACGACGTTCCGAGTTCCCTGCGCGGTCTCGCCATGCTCTTTGGCGATGAAACCAGTTGGAAGAGCTGGGAAGAGTTGGCCTACTGCGTGCAATCCGGCAAGCCTTCCTTCGAGCAAGTTTACGGCGAACAGTTTTGGAATTACCTGTCTCGCAACCCCGAGAAAGCCGGCATGTTCGACCGCGCCATGGCGGGTTCCTCGGGCTTGATCAACGACGCCATCGCCTCGGCCTACGATTTCTCCGCCACCGATGTCATCGTCGACGTCGCGGGAGGCGTCGGCAGCACCCTGTGCGCGATCCTCTCCGGCTTTCCAACACTCAAGGGCGTGCTATTCGATTTGCCGCACCTGCGAGAACGCGCGGAGCAGTACATCGCCACGCGCGCATTGAGTAACCGCTGCGAATTCCGCCACGGCAGTTTTTTCGATGCCATCCCTAAGGGCGGCGGCATTTACTTCATGAAGCACATCGTCCACGATTGGGACGATGCCCACTGCGTGAAATTCCTGGGCAACGTTCGAACCGCCATGGAGCCCCGCGCGAGACTCTTCGTGTGCGAACGCATCGTCCCGCCCGGCAACGAACCCTTCTCCGCCAAGTGGTCCGACCTGCACATGCTGGTGCACACTCACGGCGGGCGCGAACGCACGGAACCTGAGTTTCGGCAT